One part of the Salmo salar chromosome ssa28, Ssal_v3.1, whole genome shotgun sequence genome encodes these proteins:
- the cox19 gene encoding cytochrome c oxidase assembly protein COX19 has translation MSTAMNFSSKSFRPRAPDKGSFPLDHFGECKAFKEKFMKCLKDNSYDNSMCRLQSKDYLECRMDNQLMAKEPLEKLGFKDLMDKPSQQNKEAKP, from the exons ATGTCGACCGCTATGAACTTTAGCAGTAAGTCTTTTCGGCCCCGTGCTCCAGACAAAGGATCCTTCCCTCTGGATCATTTCG GAGAGTGTAAAGCATTCAAAGAGAAATTCATGAAGTGCTTGAAAGACAACAGCTATGATAACTCCATGTGTCGACTACAGTCCAAAGACTACCTTGAATGCCGGATGGATAA TCAGCTGATGGCCAAGGAACCTCTGGAGAAGCTTGGGTTCAAAGACCTGATGGACAAACCCAGCCAGCAGAACAAGGAGGCTAAACCCTAA